The Phoenix dactylifera cultivar Barhee BC4 chromosome 9, palm_55x_up_171113_PBpolish2nd_filt_p, whole genome shotgun sequence genome window below encodes:
- the LOC103701772 gene encoding heat shock 22 kDa protein, mitochondrial-like translates to MAAKIAFPVSKLLEKLHFSPIRSALALAPFRSFSATETRDVAGDTRTLDIDRRTDVSPAPRRRRRRRGDLFPSFFSDAFDPFNPTRSLSRVLNLMDQMAESPFATAWGTRAGWDAREEEDALYLRVEMPGLGKEDVSVTAEQNTLVIKGEGGEEEEGKGEEEGRGRSRYSSRIYLPPNLYKIDGIRAEMKNGVLKVVVPKVKDEERKDVVQVQIE, encoded by the exons ACTCCTCGAGAAGCTCCACTTCTCCCCCATCCGCTCCGCCCTCGCCCTCGCCCCCTTCCGATCCTTCTCCGCCACCGAGACCCGCGACGTCGCCGGAGATACAAGAACCCTCGACATCGACCGCCGCACCGACGTCTCCCCCgccccccgccgccgccgccgccgccgtggcGATCTCTTCCCTAGCTTCTTCTCCG ATGCGTTCGATCCGTTCAACCCGACGCGGAGTCTGAGCCGGGTGTTGAACCTGATGGACCAGATGGCGGAGAGCCCGTTCGCGACAGCGTGGGGGACGCGGGCGGGGTGGGAcgcgagggaggaggaggacgcgCTGTACTTGAGGGTCGAGATGCCGGGGCTGGGGAAGGAGGACGTGAGTGTGACGGCGGAGCAGAACACGCTGGTGATAAAGGGGGAGGgcggggaagaagaggaggggaagggcgaagaggaggggagggggcggAGTAGGTACAGCAGCCGGATCTATCTGCCGCCGAATTTGTACAAGATAGACGGGATCAGGGCGGAGATGAAGAACGGGGTGCTCAAGGTGGTGGTTCCCAAGGTGAAGGACGAGGAGCGCAAGGACGTGGTCCAGGTCCAGATcgagtga